The Methanooceanicella nereidis genome window below encodes:
- a CDS encoding NifB/NifX family molybdenum-iron cluster-binding protein yields the protein MKKKTGMTSMTRIAVPSMTPHGIDSEISAHFGSCEHFTLIDITEGIIEGVTSIENISHEGAHNCAAPANLLKANNVDIVLVSGIGGRPLMSLTGNGIKVYGGAIGTVRDAIEDLTEGMLDELSDRGTCNCSH from the coding sequence ATGAAAAAGAAGACAGGAATGACTAGTATGACAAGAATAGCAGTACCTTCAATGACACCACATGGAATAGACTCGGAGATCAGCGCACATTTCGGGTCATGTGAACACTTTACCTTGATCGACATTACTGAGGGCATTATAGAAGGCGTGACAAGCATAGAGAATATTTCTCATGAAGGCGCCCATAATTGCGCCGCACCTGCAAACTTATTAAAAGCGAACAACGTTGATATTGTTCTTGTCTCGGGGATCGGGGGCAGGCCGTTAATGTCGCTTACCGGCAACGGCATAAAAGTATATGGCGGGGCTATCGGCACGGTTAGAGACGCTATAGAGGACCTCACTGAGGGCATGCTGGACGAATTATCTGACAGGGGCACCTGTAACTGTTCACATTAA
- a CDS encoding DUF134 domain-containing protein — protein MVNKVKRRVSCLPKATYYKPREIPLCNLDIINLSIEELEAIRLCDLLQVDQNEAADKMGISRKTFWTDLQKARKKVADALVNGKAIKISGGDYVKSGDCVVEFVCENCSKTWNVPDRSQRPERCPHCSSIQIYRKCGDGKGKRIIDESYCCPKDLDVNEKEDRND, from the coding sequence ATGGTCAATAAAGTTAAAAGAAGGGTCTCTTGCTTACCCAAAGCCACATATTATAAGCCAAGAGAGATACCGCTTTGCAACCTCGATATTATTAACTTATCCATAGAAGAGCTAGAGGCTATACGACTTTGTGACCTCCTTCAAGTAGACCAAAATGAAGCCGCTGACAAGATGGGCATATCGCGAAAGACCTTCTGGACCGACCTGCAAAAAGCCCGGAAAAAAGTTGCGGATGCCCTTGTCAACGGTAAGGCCATCAAGATCTCCGGAGGAGACTACGTAAAAAGTGGCGATTGTGTAGTAGAGTTCGTTTGCGAGAATTGCTCGAAAACGTGGAATGTTCCGGACAGATCTCAAAGGCCTGAGAGATGCCCGCATTGCTCATCTATCCAGATATACCGTAAATGCGGTGACGGCAAGGGAAAAAGGATCATAGATGAATCTTATTGTTGCCCGAAAGATCTGGATGTAAATGAAAAAGAAGACAGGAATGACTAG
- a CDS encoding TIGR04083 family peptide-modifying radical SAM enzyme, whose product MPFHVMLIPTLGCPSKCNYCWSSDENSPKMSIETVKEVVEWLKGFRDDPVTFTFHGGEPLLAGADFYRKALPLLAEGLSHRKVAFALQTNLWKMTLELAKILAEYDIPIGSSLDGPKKINDVQRGKGYYDKTMKGYKIATENGLGVKFICTFTSESVKHRDEIVDFFMENGWTLKLHPALPSLRSDEPEKWALDPKEYGELLVYLLDKYLENFGSFEVMNIDHLCKCVFTGHGTVCTFVDCMGDTFAVGPDGSIYPCYRFVGMPKYVMGNVYDRPGMEDLARSEAWKTMHQFKELVDRECKECAHINYCRGGCPYNAMTPADGEIKSVDPHCVAYKRIFEEITDRVNKEMFGSPDMGMAPFGFGPEKGSRAGIMSIMLKRL is encoded by the coding sequence ATGCCTTTTCACGTAATGCTTATCCCTACATTAGGCTGTCCTTCAAAGTGTAACTATTGCTGGAGTTCCGATGAAAACTCTCCAAAAATGAGTATAGAGACCGTCAAAGAAGTGGTCGAATGGCTCAAGGGTTTCCGCGACGATCCGGTGACTTTTACATTTCACGGCGGAGAGCCGCTTCTCGCCGGAGCGGATTTTTACAGGAAAGCTTTACCGTTGCTGGCTGAGGGCTTAAGCCATCGGAAAGTGGCTTTTGCGCTTCAGACAAATCTCTGGAAGATGACGCTGGAACTGGCCAAAATTTTGGCGGAGTATGATATTCCCATTGGCTCGAGCCTTGACGGGCCTAAAAAGATAAACGACGTCCAGAGAGGAAAAGGGTATTACGATAAAACGATGAAAGGCTATAAGATCGCCACAGAGAACGGCCTTGGAGTAAAGTTCATTTGCACGTTCACCTCCGAATCGGTTAAACACAGGGATGAGATCGTCGATTTCTTCATGGAGAACGGCTGGACACTAAAATTGCATCCGGCACTGCCGTCTTTACGCAGCGATGAGCCTGAAAAATGGGCCCTGGACCCGAAAGAATATGGAGAACTGCTTGTCTATCTGCTTGATAAATACCTGGAAAATTTCGGCAGTTTCGAGGTCATGAACATCGACCACCTGTGCAAGTGTGTCTTCACAGGCCATGGCACAGTATGCACCTTTGTTGATTGTATGGGAGATACTTTTGCGGTGGGGCCTGACGGAAGCATATACCCGTGCTATAGGTTTGTAGGAATGCCGAAATATGTTATGGGCAATGTCTATGATCGCCCGGGCATGGAAGACCTTGCCCGTTCCGAAGCATGGAAGACAATGCATCAGTTTAAAGAGCTTGTCGACAGGGAATGTAAGGAATGTGCCCACATCAATTATTGCAGAGGCGGATGCCCCTATAACGCAATGACTCCGGCTGACGGCGAAATTAAGAGCGTCGACCCGCATTGTGTCGCATATAAGAGGATATTCGAGGAGATAACGGACAGGGTCAATAAGGAGATGTTCGGATCCCCCGACATGGGAATGGCCCCGTTCGGGTTCGGGCCCGAGAAGGGTTCCAGAGCGGGAATAATGTCGATAATGCTAAAGAGATTATGA
- the larC gene encoding nickel insertion protein: protein MLVMAAVDDVSGEIVPYVIDRTMSAGANNVFVVNAFTKKNRMQYIVFVDVEEDRLEAVCDLLAIEFGTIGVRIFESRHRMLPYESETKVISVSDGKDVIEAKVRVKYLKKNDRVISLKAEYEDIKSLAMELSEKSKHIALSKLKSMIEAEAFGKVLESENIHISIDR from the coding sequence ATGTTGGTGATGGCAGCAGTAGACGACGTATCGGGAGAGATAGTGCCCTACGTCATTGACAGGACGATGAGCGCCGGCGCTAACAACGTTTTCGTTGTTAACGCTTTTACTAAAAAGAACAGGATGCAGTATATCGTATTCGTCGATGTCGAAGAGGACAGGCTTGAAGCGGTCTGCGACCTGCTCGCCATAGAGTTCGGTACGATAGGCGTCCGCATATTCGAGTCCAGGCACAGGATGCTTCCATATGAAAGCGAAACAAAAGTGATAAGCGTATCGGACGGAAAGGACGTCATCGAGGCAAAAGTCAGGGTAAAATATCTTAAGAAAAATGATCGTGTCATATCATTAAAAGCGGAATATGAGGATATCAAGTCCCTGGCGATGGAGCTTTCTGAAAAGAGCAAACATATTGCCCTGTCAAAGCTTAAGTCCATGATCGAGGCGGAAGCTTTTGGTAAAGTACTTGAAAGCGAAAACATCCACATTAGTATAGATCGATAA